Proteins encoded in a region of the Elaeis guineensis isolate ETL-2024a chromosome 7, EG11, whole genome shotgun sequence genome:
- the LOC140859064 gene encoding GDSL esterase/lipase At4g01130-like — MWFLWLFLLFCSSGPFTEAKCKFPAIFNFGDSNSDTGGFWAAFPAEHSPFGMTYFKKPAGRASDGRLVIDFLAQALGLPFLSPYLKSIGSDFRHGANFATAASTVLLPNTSLFVTGISPFSLAIQLNQIKDLQAHVLEPNHYGNLPHPKIFSKALYTIDIGQNDFTSNLNAIGIEGVKQYLPQVASQIAWTIKELYDMGGRNFMVFNLAPIGCFPAFLTELRHNISDLDEYGCMISYNNAVVDYNNMLNETLHQVLDVLQDASVIYVDTHSVKLELFQHPKEHGLLYGTKACCGHGGGAYNFDPEVFCGNSKVINGINITATACEDPQNYVSWDGIHATEAANKIITWAVLGGSYSHPFFPLSKLCDLQPIG; from the exons ATGTGGTTCCTCTGGTTGTTTCTCTTGTTCTGCTCTTCTGGGCCCTTCACTGAAGCAAAATGCAAATTTCCGGCCATCTTCAACTTCGGCGACTCGAATTCTGACACCGGCGGTTTCTGGGCAGCGTTTCCGGCGGAGCACAGCCCATTTGGCATGACCTACTTCAAGAAACCGGCTGGCCGAGCCTCCGATGGGAGACTTGTCATCGACTTCTTAG CTCAAGCTCTGGGCCTGCCATTTCTTAGCCCATATCTGAAGTCCATCGGCTCAGATTTCAGGCATGGTGCCAACTTTGCAACGGCGGCTTCCACCGTGCTGCTGCCCAACACCTCACTCTTTGTCACCGGAATCAGCCCCTTTTCTTTGGCCATTCAGCTCAATCAGATCAAAGATCTCCAGGCTCATGTCCTCGAGCCAAATCATTATG GGAATCTTCCCCATCCAAAGATCTTCAGCAAAGCACTATACACCATAGACATTGGCCAGAACGACTTCACCTCCAACCTAAATGCCATCGGAATTGAAGGGGTAAAGCAATATCTTCCTCAGGTGGCCTCGCAGATTGCTTGGACAATAAAG GAGTTATATGACATGGGAGGGCGCAACTTCATGGTATTCAACCTGGCTCCAATCGGCTGCTTTCCGGCATTCCTCACAGAGCTCCGTCATAATATCTCGGATTTGGATGAGTATGGATGCATGATTTCATACAACAATGCTGTGGTGGACTACAACAATATGTTGAACGAGACTCTCCATCAAGTCCTGGACGTGCTCCAAGATGCTTCTGTGATATATGTGGATACTCATTCTGTTAAGCTCGAGCTTTTTCAGCATCCCAAAGAGCATG GCCTTCTATATGGAACTAAAGCCTGTTGTGGACATGGAGGTGGTGCTTATAACTTCGATCCAGAGGTATTTTGTGGAAACAGCAAGGTGATCAATGGTATCAATATAACTGCAACTGCATGTGAAGATCCACAAAATTATGTGAGCTGGGATGGGATTCATGCCACCGAAGCTGCAAACAAAATTATAACATGGGCTGTGCTTGGTGGCTCTTATTCGCATCCTTTCTTCCCTCTTTCCAAGCTTTGTGACTTGCAGCCGATTGGATGA
- the LOC105048237 gene encoding uncharacterized protein has product MEPGRGWCIALLVFSLFPLSFAQSSNTSIEFLNSTIRDYASKQLLRRRTGVVYEVSLPRDLSGIRAWVLRLRSGTLWTRGANYSSIYIPPRAIPVPPVRRLVVVYHDLGNRSFSYYNVPGYSLVAPIVGCLAYDASNVTSGSMRELELALLGDGISVTFPEVKLPKGIDSPVKCARFGRDGSVHLKDMVSKNVCSAASTGHFTIVVPSVVPGSTPAVEQKTEGGWEVWVVGCAGGVVGLVLVGLVGLGIFRLGRNKKMEDMESQAEDGEALGIIWVGRSKMPSATMMRTQPVIEDGSAP; this is encoded by the coding sequence ATGGAGCCAGGGCGAGGTTGGTGCATAGCATTGCTTGTCTtctccctctttcctctctcttttgcGCAAAGCTCGAACACATCGATCGAATTTTTGAATTCTACCATCCGAGACTATGCATCCAAACAGCTTCTTCGCCGTCGAACAGGTGTGGTATACGAGGTGTCTCTGCCTCGTGATCTCTCGGGTATCAGAGCTTGGGTCTTGAGGCTCCGAAGCGGCACTCTGTGGACCAGGGGAGCAAATTACAGCTCGATCTACATCCCACCGAGGGCGATCCCGGTTCCTCCCGTGAGGAGGCTGGTCGTTGTCTACCATGATCTGGGCAACAGATCCTTCTCCTATTACAATGTCCCTGGTTACTCCCTCGTCGCTCCCATCGTCGGCTGCTTAGCTTATGATGCATCCAATGTGACTTCTGGCAGCATGAGGGAGCTCGAGCTCGCATTGCTTGGAGATGGGATTTCGGTTACCTTCCCGGAAGTTAAGTTGCCGAAAGGAATCGATTCCCCAGTAAAATGTGCCAGGTTTGGACGAGATGGATCGGTGCATCTGAAGGACATGGTTTCGAAGAATGTTTGTTCAGCGGCGAGCACAGGTCACTTCACGATCGTCGTCCCTTCGGTGGTGCCAGGCTCAACTCCTGCAGTGGAACAGAAAACAGAGGGTGGATGGGAAGTTTGGGTGGTAGGATGTGCTGGCGGTGTAGTTGGATTGGTCCTGGTGGGTTTGGTTGGGCTGGGAATCTTTAGGTTGGGAAGGAATAAGAAAATGGAGGACATGGAAAGCCAGGCCGAGGATGGTGAGGCTTTGGGCATTATCTGGGTTGGGAGGAGTAAGATGCCTTCTGCAACAATGATGAGAACTCAACCAGTCATTGAGGATGGAAGTGCACCTTGA